The DNA window GGAGGCCGCGACGGGAGCCGTCGCGTTGTCCCGCCCGGTGGACGACGGGCAGCAGGTACGCCTGGAACACACCCACTCGGTGACGAAACGTCCCGTGACCACGGTGTTCTCGCTCGACAGCACGGCCGGGCTCGCGATGCGGGAGATGAGGTTCGACACCTTCGGGGCCAACCTGCCGGTCGGGCCGGAGCGTATCGGGGAGGAGACGACGACGTTCCTGCGCGGGGAGGACGAGTACCGGGTCCTCCACCACGACCGTCCCCTCGGGGCAGTGCGGCTCATGGTGGGCGGGCCGGAGGTGGACCACACAGTGACCCTTCCCGGCGGCGAACGGGTGCGGCTGCTTGAGCTCGTCGCTTCGGGAACGTCGGTCACACTGGCGGTGCAGGCTCCCACGCCCCGGTGAGGAAACCGCCGCGGTTCGGAGCCGACGACGACAAGGAAAGGTGCCATGGCCACAGAGCCGACATCCCCCTCGGCCGTGGACAGCGCCGGGCGCGTGGTGACGGGAGCAGGGGACGCGGAACCGCAACGCTCCCGAACCGCCGAACCCGCCGGGACCCGGCAGCTGCGTGTCGGTTGGCGCTGGGTGGTGTTCACCGTCGCTCTGTTCCTCAGCCTGTTCCATCTCTACACCGGCTACACCGGAACACTGCCCGACCTGCAGCAACGTGCCCCGCACCTCGCTCTGGGGCTGGTACTGGTCTTCCTGCTGTACCCGGCCCGGCCACGGGAGACCACCCGACAGCGGTGGTTCGGCTGGGGACTGACCGCCGCGGGCGCGGCACTGCTCGCCTACCTCGCGGCGACGGGCGTCGCCGAGTGGTACGTCCTCGCCCCGTCCCTGGGGGTGCTGGTGGTCGTGCAGGCCGTCCGGTACCTGCCGTGGAGTCTGCTGGGTGTCCCGGCCGGCGATCTCGTCCTGTCGCTGCTGGGGCTGCTCTGCGGGGCCTACATGTTCTTCTCCCACGAGGAGATCCTCGAGACGGCGGGGCTCATCGCGCCGGACAGCGTCGCGGTGGCGACCGTCGGCATCCTGCTCGTCCTGGTGGCGACCCAGCGCGTCCTGGGAACCGCCCTGGTCGTACTCGCCGGTGCGATGCTCGCCTACGCCTACTTCGGCCCCTTCCTCCCGGGCTTCCTGTTCCACAGTGGTTACACCCTCGACCGGATCATCTCCACCGTGTTCCTGGGAACCGAGGGGGTGTTCGGTACACCGATCGGGATATCGGCGACGTTCATCTTCCTCTTCCTGATCTTCGCCGCGATGCTGCAACGCACCGGAATGGAGCGGTTCTTCACCGACCTGGCTCTGGGAAGCACCGGATGGGCGACGGGCGGGACCGCCAAGGTCGGCGTCGTCACCAGCGCTTTCACCGGCACGATCACCGGGAGTTCGGTGGCCAACACCGTCAGCAACGGCGCGTTCACGATCCCCATGATGAAACGCTCGGGGTACCGGTCGGAGTACGCGGGAGCGGTGGAAGCGGCCTCCTCCACGGGAGGCCAGCTCGCGCCGCCCATCATGGGAGCGGCGGCCTTCATCATGATCGAGTTCACCGGGCTCGCCTACATCCAGATCATCGTGGCCGCTGCCGTGCCCGCCGTGCTGTTCTTCGCCGCGCAGTTCGTGGTGATCCACTTCGACTCGAAACGGCTGGGGATCCGCGGCATCCCCCGGCGGGAACTGCCCGACCTGCGGCACCTCCTCGCCAGCAAGGGCTACCTCCTCCTCCCGATCGTCGGGATCTTCACGCTGCTGTCCGTGGGGTACTCACCCATATTCGCGGCGATGGGCGCCATCGCCCTCACCGTCGGAGTCAACGCCCTCGCGCAGGTGGTCACGGCGGCGCTCCGCCGCTGGCACGGGATGGACGACAAACTGACCCCGTGGTCCCTGCTGGAGGGACTGGTCGACGCGGCCCGCATCGCGCTGCCGATCATCATCGCCTGCGCCACCGCCGGCATGATCGCCGGTGTCATCACGCTCACGGGGCTCGGGCTCAAACTCAGCAACGGTCTGGTCACCCTCGGGCAGGGGATGCTGCTGCCCACGATGGTGCTGTCGATGCTGGCCTGCCTCATCCTGGGGATCGGGCTTCCCACCACGGCCAACTACGTGATCACCGCCACGCTGGCCGCGCCGGCCATCATCACGATCCTGCAGCAGGACGCCTCCGAGCCGACAACGGCGATGCTGCTCATGGCGCATCTCTTCGTGTACTACTTCGGTGTCATGGCGGACATCACGCCGCCCGTCTGCCTCGCCGCCTACGCGGCGTCCGGGGTGTCCGGCGGCAATCCGATCCGGACAGGGGTGCAGTCGGTCCGGATCGCCGTGTCCGGGTTCGTCGTCCCGTTCATGTTCGTCCTCTCCCCCGAACTGCTGCTGCAGGGGGTGACGTGGGCGAGCGGCACCCTGGCCGTCGGCACCGGCCTGCTGGGCGCGAGCCTCGTCGGTGTCGCGGTGGTCGGTTACGTCAACGCGCCGATCAGCTGGATACTGCGGATCCCCGTGGCCGGGGCGGGGCTGGCCCTCCTGCACGGTGACTGGCGCGCCGACCTGGTCGGAGGCGCCGTGGCGGCGCTGGTACTCGCCCGGCACTGGTGGACGAGCCGCAGCACCGGCGGAGGCTCCGTGTCCACCCGAGTCGGCGCGGCCGACGGCGCGAGGGGGTGAGCCTCCCCGTCACCGCCCCCGGCACACGCGGCCCTGGAGGCACCCGCGCGCCGTTAGCCTGGAGACTATGGGTGAACAGCGCGGCTCCAAAACCTACGAGGTTCGCACATACGGCTGCCAGATGAACGTGCACGACTCCGAGCGGCTGTCCGGCCTGCTGGAGGACGCGGGGTACGAACGCGCGGCCGGCGACGGCCCCGCTGACGTCGTCGTTTTCAACACGTGCGCTGTCCGCGAGAACGCGGACAACCGACTCTACGGCAACCTCGGACACCTGCGTCCGACCAAGGACGCGAACCCGGGGATGCAGATCGCCGTCGGGGGGTGCCTGGCCCAGAAGGACCGCGGCGAGATAGCACGGCGCGCGCCGTGGGTGGACGTCGTGTTCGGAACGCACAACATCGGGTCGTTGCCGACGCTGTTGGAGCGCGCGCGTGTGCAGCGCGAGGCCCAGGTCGAGATCGAGGAGTCCCTCCAGTCCTTCCCCTCGACGATGCCCGCCCGGCGGGAGTCCGCTTACGCGGCATGGGTGTCGATCTCGGTCGGCTGCAACAACACCTGCACCTTCTGTATCGTTCCCCAGCTCCGCGGGAAGGAGAAGGACCGCCGCCCCGGTGACATCCTCGCCGAGACGCGCACCATGGTCGACGAGGGCGCGGTCGAGGTGACGCTGCTGGGGCAGAACGTCAACGCCTACGGTGCGGAGTTCGGGGACCGCCAGGCGTTCTCGAAACTGCTGCGTTCCTGCGGGGAGATCGACGGGCTGGAACGCGTCCGGTTCACCTCGCCCCACCCGCGGGACTTCACCGACGACGTCATCGACGCCATGGCCGAGACCCCCAACGTCATGCCGCAGCTGCACATGCCGCTGCAGTCCGGCTCCAGCCGGATACTGAAGTCGATGCGCCGCTCCTACCGCCAGGAGCGTTTCCTCGACATCGTGCGCAAGGTCCGCGAGGCGATGCCCCACGCGGCGATCACCACCGACATCATCGTGGGCTTCCCCGGAGAGACCGAGGAGGACTTCCAGGAGACGCTGAACGTGGTGCGTGAGGCGCGGTTCGCCTCGGCGTTCACGTTCCAGTACTCCAAACGGCCGGGTACCCCGGCGGCCGAGATGGAGGGCCAGCTCCCCAAGGAGGTGGTCCAGGAACGCTACGAGCGCCTCGTCGCGCTGCAGGAGTCCATCTCCGCCGAGGAGAACAGCAAGCTCGTCGGCCGTGAGCTGGAGGTGCTCGTGAGCGAGGGCGAGGGGCGCAAGAACAACGTGCGACGTCGTCTCTCCGGACGCGCACCCGACAACAGGCTGGTCCACTTCGCCGTCGACGAGGACACCACCATCCGTCCCGGCGACATGGTCACCGTCGGGGTGACCCACGGGGCGCCGCACCACCTGATCGCGGACTCCGGCGTGCGCTCGGTACGCCGCACCCCCTCCGGTGACGTGTGGGCGGCCCGCAACGGCCGGGAGCCGCAGCAACCCGGCGTCATGCTGGGAATGCCCACCGTCGGGGCGCCCCGGGAGGAGCCGGCCGCGGCGGGCGGTTGCTGCAACACCTGAGCGCAACACCACGCTGCGTGCGCAGCCGTGGTGGAACACCGGCCCTGCTGGCGGAGGCTCTCCGTCAGGCGCGGCGCTGCCCCGACGGAGGTACCGTCCCTGGTGAACCAGCGACGGTACCGGCCGGTATCCTCGTCGTGTGTTGGTCGCAGCCGCCGTATGCCCGTACCCGCCGTTACTCCTTCCGGAGGTCGCTCAGGGAGCCGCGGGGGAGGCCTCCCAGCTGCGCCGCGCCTGCGACCGGGCCGTGAGCTCGCTGCTCACCACGGCCCCCGACACGCTCGTGGCGCTGGGGCCCGGACAACGCAGCCAGTGGCACGCGGCGGATACGGGAGGCAGCCTCGCCGACTACGGCGTCTCCCTCCAGGTCGGACCGCCGCCACCGGTCCTGCCGCTGTCACTCACTGTGGCCCGCTGGCTCTGCGAGCGCGCCTCGGCCGCACCCGCGCGTTACCTGGAGATCGCCGCGGACGAACCGCCCGAGGAGTGCCTGTCCCGCGGTGCGGAACTCGCGTCCGCCGCGCCCCGGGTCGCGGCGCTGGTCATGGGGGACGGCAGCGCCCGCCGCACGGAGAACGCCCCCGGCCCCTTCGACGAGCGGGCCGCCGCGTTCGACACCATGGTCGCGCGCTCCCTGGACGCAGCGGACACGGAGACGCTGGCGGGATTGGAGCCGGAGCTCTCGGCGGA is part of the Haloactinospora alba genome and encodes:
- a CDS encoding DUF1850 domain-containing protein is translated as MHRRTTCAVLALVAAFLGASGDAGTHGARFVVVEAATGAVALSRPVDDGQQVRLEHTHSVTKRPVTTVFSLDSTAGLAMREMRFDTFGANLPVGPERIGEETTTFLRGEDEYRVLHHDRPLGAVRLMVGGPEVDHTVTLPGGERVRLLELVASGTSVTLAVQAPTPR
- a CDS encoding TRAP transporter permease encodes the protein MATEPTSPSAVDSAGRVVTGAGDAEPQRSRTAEPAGTRQLRVGWRWVVFTVALFLSLFHLYTGYTGTLPDLQQRAPHLALGLVLVFLLYPARPRETTRQRWFGWGLTAAGAALLAYLAATGVAEWYVLAPSLGVLVVVQAVRYLPWSLLGVPAGDLVLSLLGLLCGAYMFFSHEEILETAGLIAPDSVAVATVGILLVLVATQRVLGTALVVLAGAMLAYAYFGPFLPGFLFHSGYTLDRIISTVFLGTEGVFGTPIGISATFIFLFLIFAAMLQRTGMERFFTDLALGSTGWATGGTAKVGVVTSAFTGTITGSSVANTVSNGAFTIPMMKRSGYRSEYAGAVEAASSTGGQLAPPIMGAAAFIMIEFTGLAYIQIIVAAAVPAVLFFAAQFVVIHFDSKRLGIRGIPRRELPDLRHLLASKGYLLLPIVGIFTLLSVGYSPIFAAMGAIALTVGVNALAQVVTAALRRWHGMDDKLTPWSLLEGLVDAARIALPIIIACATAGMIAGVITLTGLGLKLSNGLVTLGQGMLLPTMVLSMLACLILGIGLPTTANYVITATLAAPAIITILQQDASEPTTAMLLMAHLFVYYFGVMADITPPVCLAAYAASGVSGGNPIRTGVQSVRIAVSGFVVPFMFVLSPELLLQGVTWASGTLAVGTGLLGASLVGVAVVGYVNAPISWILRIPVAGAGLALLHGDWRADLVGGAVAALVLARHWWTSRSTGGGSVSTRVGAADGARG
- the miaB gene encoding tRNA (N6-isopentenyl adenosine(37)-C2)-methylthiotransferase MiaB, which produces MGEQRGSKTYEVRTYGCQMNVHDSERLSGLLEDAGYERAAGDGPADVVVFNTCAVRENADNRLYGNLGHLRPTKDANPGMQIAVGGCLAQKDRGEIARRAPWVDVVFGTHNIGSLPTLLERARVQREAQVEIEESLQSFPSTMPARRESAYAAWVSISVGCNNTCTFCIVPQLRGKEKDRRPGDILAETRTMVDEGAVEVTLLGQNVNAYGAEFGDRQAFSKLLRSCGEIDGLERVRFTSPHPRDFTDDVIDAMAETPNVMPQLHMPLQSGSSRILKSMRRSYRQERFLDIVRKVREAMPHAAITTDIIVGFPGETEEDFQETLNVVREARFASAFTFQYSKRPGTPAAEMEGQLPKEVVQERYERLVALQESISAEENSKLVGRELEVLVSEGEGRKNNVRRRLSGRAPDNRLVHFAVDEDTTIRPGDMVTVGVTHGAPHHLIADSGVRSVRRTPSGDVWAARNGREPQQPGVMLGMPTVGAPREEPAAAGGCCNT
- a CDS encoding class III extradiol dioxygenase subunit B-like domain-containing protein — protein: MLVAAAVCPYPPLLLPEVAQGAAGEASQLRRACDRAVSSLLTTAPDTLVALGPGQRSQWHAADTGGSLADYGVSLQVGPPPPVLPLSLTVARWLCERASAAPARYLEIAADEPPEECLSRGAELASAAPRVAALVMGDGSARRTENAPGPFDERAAAFDTMVARSLDAADTETLAGLEPELSAELMAGGRPAWQTLAGAARGAGLHGQLLAHEAPYGVGYFAALWS